The Pseudomonas sp. LFM046 region ACAGACCGAGGATGGGGTTCTTCAATGACATGGGGAGTCCAGACGGGGGTGCGACGCGGTGTCGCATAGGGCGGTTTCGTTTCCGTTTATGCATTGCCAGTATATAATGCCGCAGATTTAGTGTGCGCTTTATCCCCCAGGGTTCTAAGTGTCCACGGCAAAGACCGACGCACGGAAGAATGCGCGGCAATGCCCTCCCGATGAGGTTGATCATGAAGAAATTGCTGCTCGTCGCTAGCCTTGCGGCGTTGTCCTTCTCCGCGCAAGCGGCGCAGGACCCGGAAGCGGTCTTCAACCGGGCCTGTGGTGCCTGTCATAGCGGTCAGCTGCCGATGGCGCCGAAAAAAGGCGACAAGGCTGCCTGGGAGCCGCGCCTGGCCAAGGGCATGGACACTCTGGTACAGAGCGTCACCAATGGTTTGAACGCCATGCCGCCGAAAGGCTTGTGCATGGATTGCAGTGCCGAGGACTACAAAGCCGTCATCCAGTGGATGAGCCAATCAAAGTAGCCCGGTGCATAACACCTTTACCCTTTAGCCGTAATTGGATTAGCTGATGAACAAAGTAATCGTGAGTCTGCTGTTGACCCTGGGCATCACCGGCATGGCCCACGCCGCTGGCGACGCCAAGGCTGGCCAGGCCAAAGCCGCTGTTTGCGGTGCCTGCCACGGTCCGGATGGCAACAGTGCCGCCCCGAACTTCCCGAAACTGGCTGGCCAGGGCGAGCGCTACCTGCTCAAGCAGATGAAGGACATCAAGGCCGGTAACCGTACCGTGCTGGAAATGACCGGCCTGCTGACCAACATCAGCGACGAAGACCTGGCTGACATCGCCGCCTACTTCTCCAGCCAGAAAGGCAGCGTCGGCGCCGCCGATCCGAAGCTGGTGGCTCGTGGTGAAGCGCTGTTCCGCGGCGGCAAGCTGGACCAGGGCATGCCTGCCTGCACCGGCTGCCACTCCCCCGACGGCTCCGGCAACCCGGCTGCCGGCTTCCCGCACCTGGGTGGCCAGCATGCCCAGTACGTCTCCAAGCAGCTGACCGATTTCCGCGAAGGCAACCGCACCAACGATGGCGACAGCATGATCATGCGTGGCATCGCTGCCAAGCTGAGCAACAAGGACATCGAAGCGGTATCCAGCTACATCCAGGGCCTGCACTAAGGTCCGTTGTCTGGAAGTTGAACAAGGGTGGCTCAGGCCACCCTTTTTCGTTCTCCGGGCCGCTACAATGGCCGGAACCCTCCGTATTGCCGCAGGTCGAATCCTGGCCCTCGCGGCCCTATTACCCCCCTCAAGGAGCGAAGCATGCGTAACCTGATCCTTTCCGCCGTTCTCGCCGGCGCTAGCCTGCTGGGCATGAGCGCTGTCCAGGCTGACGAAATCGAAGCCGGCAAGCAGTACGTCGAGCTGAGCAGCCCGGTTCCGGTGGCTGTCCCCGGCAAGATCGAGGTGGTGGAGCTGTTCTGGTACGGCTGCCCGCATTGCTACCAGTTCGAACCGACCCTGAATCCCTGGACCGAGAAGCTGCCGGAAGACGTCAACTTCGTGCGCATTCCCGCCATGTTCGGCGGCCTGTGGAACGTCCACGGCCAGCTGTTCATCACCCTCGAAAGCATGAAAGTCGAGCATCAGGTCCACAAAGCCGTGTTCGATGCCATCCACAAGGAACACAAGAAGCTCGCCACTCCGGAAGAAATGGCCGAGTTCCTCGCCACCCAGGGCGTGGACAAGGACGCCTTCCTCAAGGCCTACAACTCCTTTGCCGTGAAGAGCCAGATGGAGAAGGCCAAGAAGCTGGCCATGGCCTACCAGATCACCGGCGTGCCGACCCTGGTCGTCAACGGCAAGTACCGCTTCGACATCAGCTCCTCGGGTGGCCCGGAGCAGACCCTCAAGGTCGCCGAGCACCTGATCGACAAGGAGCGCGCCGCGAAGTAAGCGGCGCATTCGCCCGATGCTGCGACGCTGGGTGGGTGAACGGGCGGCGAGCTCGTGCGATGCACGGGTCAATCCCCAATGCGACAGGGGCAGGCTGCCCGCCGATGGCCGCCTGCGCCTGCTCAGCTTCAACATCCAGGTCGGCATCAGCACCGAGCGATACCACCACTACCTGACTCGTGGCTGGCAGCACCTGCTGCCCCACACGGGCCGCGCCGGAAACCTCCAGCGCATCGGCAGCCTGCTCGGCGACTACGACCTGGTCGCCCTGCAGGAGGTGGACGGCGGCAGCATCCGCTCCGGCTACGTCAACCAGGTCGAGCACCTCGCCCAGCTCGGTGCCTTCCCCTACTGGTACCAGCAGCTCAACCGCAACCTCGGGCGCATTGCCCAGCACAGCAACGGTCTCCTCAGCCGCCTGCAGCCCAGCCTGCTGGAAGACCACCCCCTGCCCGGCCCGCCCGGCCGTGGCGCGATCCTGATGCGCTTTGGCAAGGGCCGCGACGCCCTCGCCGTGGTGATGATGCACCTGTCCCTCGGCGCCCGAACCCGCGCCCGCCAGCTGGCCTACATCCGTGAGCGGGTGGGCAGCTACCGGCACCTGGTGCTGATGGGCGACATGAACACCCACGCCAACGACCTGCTGGAACACTCGCCCCTGCGCGACCTCGGCCTCCTGGCGCCCCAGGTCGAGGCCACCTTCCCCAGCTGGCGGCCGCAGCGCTGCCTCGACCACATCCTGCTCAGCCCCAGCCTGACCCTGGAACGCGTGGCCGTGCTCAGCCAGCCCATTTCCGACCACCTGCCGGTGGCGGTGGACATCCGCCTGCCCGAAGAACTCAGGGCGGACCTGCCCCTGGCCCTCAGCGAACCCAAACGCGGAATCCCTGCATGAGCGACGACGCCCAGCGTTGGAAAGGCAAGTACCTGGAAAGCCTGGAGCAACAGGAGAAGCTGGAGAAGCGCTGGGACGCGCGCCTCGACCTGCTGAAGCGCGGACTGGTGCGCAGCTCCCTCGCGGCCGAGGGCACCGACAAGGCGGTCGACCAGTGCATGCAGGAATTGCGGGAAATCATCCGCGGCGAACAGATGGACGCCGGCCTCTCGGCGCTCATCCCGCGACTGGAAAAGGCCGTGCTGGACTCCGAGCAGCGACGCCAGCAGCGGGCGGAGCAGAACGTCAGCGCACTGACCGGTATCGCGGGCCGCCTGCTCGACCTCGACTTGCCCCGGGACGTGCGCAAGGGCCTCAAGCGTTTCTCCAAGCAGATCGACGCGCGTGCGCGTCAGTCCCGCGAACTGCCAGCACTGCTGGCCGAACTGGGTGTACTCCAGAGTCAGGCCCTGCAGGCCCTGTACAGCGAAGACGCATCGGTGCCCCGCCCTGGCCTGCTGGAGCGCCTGTTCGGCAGTGGCCGCGATGAAACGGCAGCAGAAGCGCCCGCCGCAGCTCCAGTCGCCCAACAGCCCGAGGTGA contains the following coding sequences:
- a CDS encoding c-type cytochrome; the protein is MNKVIVSLLLTLGITGMAHAAGDAKAGQAKAAVCGACHGPDGNSAAPNFPKLAGQGERYLLKQMKDIKAGNRTVLEMTGLLTNISDEDLADIAAYFSSQKGSVGAADPKLVARGEALFRGGKLDQGMPACTGCHSPDGSGNPAAGFPHLGGQHAQYVSKQLTDFREGNRTNDGDSMIMRGIAAKLSNKDIEAVSSYIQGLH
- a CDS encoding endonuclease/exonuclease/phosphatase family protein; the encoded protein is MLRRWVGERAASSCDARVNPQCDRGRLPADGRLRLLSFNIQVGISTERYHHYLTRGWQHLLPHTGRAGNLQRIGSLLGDYDLVALQEVDGGSIRSGYVNQVEHLAQLGAFPYWYQQLNRNLGRIAQHSNGLLSRLQPSLLEDHPLPGPPGRGAILMRFGKGRDALAVVMMHLSLGARTRARQLAYIRERVGSYRHLVLMGDMNTHANDLLEHSPLRDLGLLAPQVEATFPSWRPQRCLDHILLSPSLTLERVAVLSQPISDHLPVAVDIRLPEELRADLPLALSEPKRGIPA
- a CDS encoding thiol:disulfide interchange protein DsbA/DsbL, producing the protein MRNLILSAVLAGASLLGMSAVQADEIEAGKQYVELSSPVPVAVPGKIEVVELFWYGCPHCYQFEPTLNPWTEKLPEDVNFVRIPAMFGGLWNVHGQLFITLESMKVEHQVHKAVFDAIHKEHKKLATPEEMAEFLATQGVDKDAFLKAYNSFAVKSQMEKAKKLAMAYQITGVPTLVVNGKYRFDISSSGGPEQTLKVAEHLIDKERAAK
- a CDS encoding c-type cytochrome, which codes for MKKLLLVASLAALSFSAQAAQDPEAVFNRACGACHSGQLPMAPKKGDKAAWEPRLAKGMDTLVQSVTNGLNAMPPKGLCMDCSAEDYKAVIQWMSQSK